One Agelaius phoeniceus isolate bAgePho1 chromosome 7, bAgePho1.hap1, whole genome shotgun sequence DNA segment encodes these proteins:
- the MARCHF7 gene encoding E3 ubiquitin-protein ligase MARCHF7 isoform X5 yields MESKPSRIPRRISVQASSSPVGSRTGNSLSGAYSTRESSWRLESGYQESSVLNSSSRDWRIGERDTRETPWKLTASSPTRYSGTLDHPHSGRFLGSRSRLSTSSSHFTSGCYGESERTQGAYPRLHSQQQDSDSKRPKLSCTSTSSVRSNGLAAFSDSSWRCSRIPRSSSVMLGSLGTDLVRERTQLERRTDLSVNNLLDPSYGNSDFSPSTYLQDRPASSYAEGARPKDNSLSTLRLNAPMNRQLPSDHQPSFFNRDSNVSSSRSSHSSRQRRNELESPHRSVQPAFSLTAIRDETPSSSGSERILSSQRSLNESAADSEGRRTTRQLLSRLASSMSSTFFSRRSSQDPLHTRSLGPEESTAVPRVQATALSSSNGAATPEVPGLQSSEASQGFSFLGRRWGLSGVSQNRSSDSDGESYRPDTESRSTGSWLSSSLRNRCTPLFSRRRREGRDESARISTPDTAARSQHVFRRRGSGEETSLEASDSPPRASVSRPTPSVSVISTATASPPDSASSGRGSGILPASLFRFAVPPTLGSSLSDNLMITVDIIPSGWNQSDGQESGKSKIPPSRDPERLQKIKESLLLEDSEDEEGDICRICQMSSASSDNLLIEPCKCTGSLQYVHQECMKKWLQSKINSGSSLEAVTTCELCKEKLHLNLEDFDIHELYRAHANEQADYEFISSGLYLVVLLHLCEQRFSDMLGTANEASTRVRFINLARTLQAHMEDIETSEDDSED; encoded by the exons GAATCCAGTGTATTGAATAGTTCCAGTAGAGACTGGAGAATTGGAGAAAGGGACACCCGTGAAACTCCTTGGAAGCTTACAGCGTCGTCTCCAACGCGCTACTCAGGGACACTTGATCACCCTCATTCTGGAAGATTTTTGGGAAGCAGAAGCAGATTG TCTACATCTTCTTCTCATTTCACATCTGGGTGTTATGGTGAATCTGAGAGAACTCAGGGAGCATATCCAAGATTGCATAGCCAGCAGCAAGATAGTGATTCAAAGAGACCTAAACTATCTTGTACATCTACCTCTTCTGTGAGAAGTAATGGCTTGGCTGCCTTTTCAG ATTCCTCCTGGAGATGTAGTAGGATTCCTAGATCTTCATCAGTAATGCTTGGCTCCCTTGGAACTGATCTGGTGAGAGAGCGAACACAGTTAGAAAGAAGAACAGATCTGTCTGTTAATAACCTGCTGGATCCCAGCTACGGAAACAGTGACTTTTCACCTTCAACAT ATCTTCAAGACAGGCCTGCCTCTTCATACGCAGAGGGAGCAAGACCAAAAGACAACTCATTAAGCACTTTGAGGCTGAATGCACCCATGAACCGCCAGTTGCCTTCTGATCATCAGCCATCTTTTTTCAACAGAGACTCTAACGTGAGCTCTTCAAGATCCAGCCATTCTTCAAGACAAAGGAGAAATGAATTGGAATCTCCCCACAGGAGTGTGCAGCCAGCATTTTCTCTTACTGCCATTAGAGATGAAACCCCTTCCTCAAGTGGTTCTGAAAGGATTTTATCTTCTCAGAGGTCACTGAATGAGTCTGCAGCTGACAGTGAAGGGAGGCGCACAACCAGACAGCTGCTGTCTCGTTTAGCATCTAGTATGTCATCCACATTTTTCTCTCGAAGGTCTAGCCAAGACCCATTGCATACAAGATCGTTAGGCCCTGAAGAGTCAACAGCGGTCCCAAGAGTTCAAGCTACTGCTCTGTCAAGTAGTAATGGAGCTGCAACTCCGGAGGTTCCAGGACTTCAGTCATCCGAAGCTTCTCAGGGGTTCAGTTTTCTTGGACGAAGATGGGGTTTATCAGGAGTTTCACAGAATCGCAGCTCTGATTCTGATGGGGAAAGTTACAGACCAGACACTGAAAGTAGGAGCACAGGATCCTGGTTGTCGTCCTCTTTGAGGAACAGATGTACACCTCTCTTTTCCagaagaagaagagaaggaagagatgaATCTGCAAGGATCTCTACCCCTGATACAGCTGCTAGATCACAACATGTCTTTAGAAGGAGAGGGTCAGGTGAGGAGACCTCTCTTGAAGCATCAGATAGCCCTCCTCGGGCTTCTGTTAGCAGACCAACGCCTTCAGTATCTGTTATTTCTACAGCTACTGCCTCCCCACCGGATTCAGCCTCCAGTGGAAGAGGTTCAGGAATTCTGCCTGCTTCTCTCTTTCGCTTTGCAGTGCCTCCAACATTAGGAAGCAGTCTGTCTGACAATCTTATGATAACTGTAGATATTATTCCCTCTGGCTGGAATCAGTCTGATGGACAAGAAAGTGGCAAGTCTAAAATACCACCTTCAAGAGATCCGGAAAGACtccagaaaataaaggaaag CCTACTTTTAGAAGATTCTGAAGATGAAGAGGGTGACATATGCAGAATCTGTCAGATGTCCTCTGCAAGTTCTGACAACCTTTTAATAGAGCCATGCAAATGCACTGGAAGTCTGCAGTATGTTCACCAGGAGTGCATGAAAAAATGGCTGCAGTCGAAGATAAATTCAG GTTCTTCTTTGGAAGCAGTGACAACTTGTGAATTGTGCAAAGAGAAGTTGCATCTCAATCTGGAAGACTTTGACATTCATGAACTTTATAGGGCACATGCAAATGAACAA GCAGACTATGAATTTATCAGCTCTGGTCTCTACCTTGTAGTGTTGTTACACTTATGCGAGCAGCGCTTTTCTGATATGTTAGGAACTGCAAATGAGGCCAGCACACGTGTCAGA
- the MARCHF7 gene encoding E3 ubiquitin-protein ligase MARCHF7 isoform X6, translating to MESKPSRIPRRISVQASSSPVGSRTGNSLSGAYSTRESSWRLESGYQESSVLNSSSRDWRIGERDTRETPWKLTASSPTRYSGTLDHPHSGRFLGSRSRLSTSSSHFTSGCYGESERTQGAYPRLHSQQQDSDSKRPKLSCTSTSSVRSNGLAAFSDSSWRCSRIPRSSSVMLGSLGTDLVRERTQLERRTDLSVNNLLDPSYGNSDFSPSTYLQDRPASSYAEGARPKDNSLSTLRLNAPMNRQLPSDHQPSFFNRDSNVSSSRSSHSSRQRRNELESPHRSVQPAFSLTAIRDETPSSSGSERILSSQRSLNESAADSEGRRTTRQLLSRLASSMSSTFFSRRSSQDPLHTRSLGPEESTAVPRVQATALSSSNGAATPEVPGLQSSEASQGFSFLGRRWGLSGVSQNRSSDSDGESYRPDTESRSTGSWLSSSLRNRCTPLFSRRRREGRDESARISTPDTAARSQHVFRRRGSGEETSLEASDSPPRASVSRPTPSVSVISTATASPPDSASSGRGSGILPASLFRFAVPPTLGSSLSDNLMITVDIIPSGWNQSDGQESGKSKIPPSRDPERLQKIKESLLLEDSEDEEGDICRICQMSSASSDNLLIEPCKCTGSLQYVHQECMKKWLQSKINSGSSLEAVTTCELCKEKLHLNLEDFDIHELYRAHANEQVSIFYLICF from the exons GAATCCAGTGTATTGAATAGTTCCAGTAGAGACTGGAGAATTGGAGAAAGGGACACCCGTGAAACTCCTTGGAAGCTTACAGCGTCGTCTCCAACGCGCTACTCAGGGACACTTGATCACCCTCATTCTGGAAGATTTTTGGGAAGCAGAAGCAGATTG TCTACATCTTCTTCTCATTTCACATCTGGGTGTTATGGTGAATCTGAGAGAACTCAGGGAGCATATCCAAGATTGCATAGCCAGCAGCAAGATAGTGATTCAAAGAGACCTAAACTATCTTGTACATCTACCTCTTCTGTGAGAAGTAATGGCTTGGCTGCCTTTTCAG ATTCCTCCTGGAGATGTAGTAGGATTCCTAGATCTTCATCAGTAATGCTTGGCTCCCTTGGAACTGATCTGGTGAGAGAGCGAACACAGTTAGAAAGAAGAACAGATCTGTCTGTTAATAACCTGCTGGATCCCAGCTACGGAAACAGTGACTTTTCACCTTCAACAT ATCTTCAAGACAGGCCTGCCTCTTCATACGCAGAGGGAGCAAGACCAAAAGACAACTCATTAAGCACTTTGAGGCTGAATGCACCCATGAACCGCCAGTTGCCTTCTGATCATCAGCCATCTTTTTTCAACAGAGACTCTAACGTGAGCTCTTCAAGATCCAGCCATTCTTCAAGACAAAGGAGAAATGAATTGGAATCTCCCCACAGGAGTGTGCAGCCAGCATTTTCTCTTACTGCCATTAGAGATGAAACCCCTTCCTCAAGTGGTTCTGAAAGGATTTTATCTTCTCAGAGGTCACTGAATGAGTCTGCAGCTGACAGTGAAGGGAGGCGCACAACCAGACAGCTGCTGTCTCGTTTAGCATCTAGTATGTCATCCACATTTTTCTCTCGAAGGTCTAGCCAAGACCCATTGCATACAAGATCGTTAGGCCCTGAAGAGTCAACAGCGGTCCCAAGAGTTCAAGCTACTGCTCTGTCAAGTAGTAATGGAGCTGCAACTCCGGAGGTTCCAGGACTTCAGTCATCCGAAGCTTCTCAGGGGTTCAGTTTTCTTGGACGAAGATGGGGTTTATCAGGAGTTTCACAGAATCGCAGCTCTGATTCTGATGGGGAAAGTTACAGACCAGACACTGAAAGTAGGAGCACAGGATCCTGGTTGTCGTCCTCTTTGAGGAACAGATGTACACCTCTCTTTTCCagaagaagaagagaaggaagagatgaATCTGCAAGGATCTCTACCCCTGATACAGCTGCTAGATCACAACATGTCTTTAGAAGGAGAGGGTCAGGTGAGGAGACCTCTCTTGAAGCATCAGATAGCCCTCCTCGGGCTTCTGTTAGCAGACCAACGCCTTCAGTATCTGTTATTTCTACAGCTACTGCCTCCCCACCGGATTCAGCCTCCAGTGGAAGAGGTTCAGGAATTCTGCCTGCTTCTCTCTTTCGCTTTGCAGTGCCTCCAACATTAGGAAGCAGTCTGTCTGACAATCTTATGATAACTGTAGATATTATTCCCTCTGGCTGGAATCAGTCTGATGGACAAGAAAGTGGCAAGTCTAAAATACCACCTTCAAGAGATCCGGAAAGACtccagaaaataaaggaaag CCTACTTTTAGAAGATTCTGAAGATGAAGAGGGTGACATATGCAGAATCTGTCAGATGTCCTCTGCAAGTTCTGACAACCTTTTAATAGAGCCATGCAAATGCACTGGAAGTCTGCAGTATGTTCACCAGGAGTGCATGAAAAAATGGCTGCAGTCGAAGATAAATTCAG GTTCTTCTTTGGAAGCAGTGACAACTTGTGAATTGTGCAAAGAGAAGTTGCATCTCAATCTGGAAGACTTTGACATTCATGAACTTTATAGGGCACATGCAAATGAACAAGTTAGTATATTTTACCTTATTTG